One Candidatus Eisenbacteria bacterium genomic window carries:
- a CDS encoding colanic acid biosynthesis glycosyltransferase WcaL, with translation MKAIEARAEAPSDPRPAVAHLVTPYLFATGSWIHAQVSGNPRFRAVVMTQATENLDVFPFQPVYDFSAGRGVAARLSFALSKYLMGRFPIGPYREAGRAERVRLVHAHLGWEGARAIGLRRALGVPFITSFYGRDASMIPRKAYWRALYKRLFREGDLFIAEGSHMAGLLAGIGCPREKIRVVHLGVDLDRIGFAERLWPRDGNVIGLIAASFREKKGIPYALEAVARVASRWPGLRIRVIGDGPMRPQIAERIARPDLKGKVDLLGYLDYPSYIDELGKAHFLLSPSVTAVDGDCEGGAPVCLLDAQASGLPILATTHCDIPETTVPGRSALLAPERDVEALASNLDHLLAHPEEWPVMGRAGREHVGREYEIGTQGARMAALYEEAIRRAGVPSRTVSP, from the coding sequence CGAGGCGCGTGCCGAAGCCCCGAGCGACCCTCGGCCCGCCGTCGCGCACCTGGTGACTCCCTATCTCTTCGCGACCGGCTCCTGGATCCATGCACAGGTCTCGGGGAATCCGCGCTTCCGCGCCGTCGTCATGACGCAGGCGACGGAGAACCTCGATGTCTTTCCGTTTCAGCCGGTCTATGACTTCTCGGCCGGTAGGGGAGTCGCGGCCCGGCTCTCCTTCGCGCTGTCGAAGTATCTGATGGGCCGGTTCCCGATCGGGCCCTATCGCGAGGCGGGGCGAGCGGAGCGCGTCCGGCTCGTGCATGCCCACCTCGGATGGGAAGGGGCGCGGGCGATCGGGCTGCGGCGAGCCCTGGGCGTTCCCTTCATCACATCCTTCTATGGGCGGGACGCCTCCATGATTCCGCGGAAGGCGTACTGGCGGGCCTTGTACAAGCGCCTCTTCCGAGAGGGCGATCTCTTCATCGCGGAAGGCTCGCACATGGCGGGGCTTCTCGCCGGGATTGGATGCCCCAGAGAGAAGATCCGGGTCGTCCATCTCGGCGTGGACCTCGATCGGATCGGCTTCGCCGAGCGTCTCTGGCCTCGGGATGGAAACGTCATCGGCTTGATCGCCGCGAGCTTCCGCGAGAAGAAGGGAATCCCCTACGCCCTCGAGGCGGTCGCGCGCGTCGCGTCCCGATGGCCGGGACTGCGGATCCGCGTCATCGGGGATGGACCGATGCGCCCGCAGATCGCGGAGAGGATTGCGAGGCCGGATCTCAAGGGAAAGGTCGATCTGCTCGGCTACCTCGACTACCCGTCCTACATCGACGAGCTGGGCAAGGCGCACTTCCTTCTCTCCCCGAGCGTCACCGCCGTGGATGGGGATTGCGAGGGGGGCGCGCCGGTCTGCCTCCTGGATGCTCAGGCTTCCGGTCTGCCGATCCTCGCGACGACGCACTGCGACATCCCGGAGACGACTGTGCCCGGACGCTCGGCGCTCCTCGCTCCCGAGAGGGACGTGGAGGCGTTGGCGTCGAACCTCGACCATCTCCTCGCCCATCCTGAGGAATGGCCGGTCATGGGGCGCGCGGGCCGCGAGCATGTCGGGCGCGAGTACGAGATCGGAACGCAGGGCGCGCGGATGGCGGCCCTGTATGAGGAAGCGATTCGGCGCGCCGGCGTGCCCTCGAGAACCGTCTCTCCCTGA